The following coding sequences are from one Arthrobacter sp. 24S4-2 window:
- a CDS encoding sugar kinase, protein MSGSPAPYVLTFGETMALMRADQVGPLAHASTLSLGIGGSESNVAIGLQRLGVQSVWCGRVGADSLGQLVEREIRAEGVDVRIAVDPAAPTGVMIKERRTPATQRVSYYRAGSAGSRLSPGDVDELLISQAALLHVSGITPALSGQAASTISYAIAAAKAAGVPVSFDLNFRANLWSREGAAGVYRDIIPLADIVFAGDDEAAIAVGAGEPEDLARRIAHLGPSQAVIKLGADGALALIDGQVFRLEAVSVEDVDTVGAGDAFVAGYLAEYVSGRSPEERLRTGAATGAFACLVPGDWEGFPRRHELSLLETKEPVSR, encoded by the coding sequence GTGAGCGGCTCCCCTGCACCGTACGTCCTGACGTTCGGCGAAACCATGGCCCTGATGCGTGCCGATCAGGTCGGCCCACTGGCCCACGCCTCCACCCTGAGCCTGGGCATCGGCGGCTCCGAATCCAATGTCGCCATCGGCCTGCAACGGCTCGGTGTGCAGTCCGTGTGGTGCGGGCGCGTGGGGGCGGACTCCCTCGGCCAGCTTGTTGAGCGCGAAATCAGGGCCGAAGGTGTGGACGTCCGCATCGCGGTCGACCCCGCGGCCCCCACGGGAGTGATGATCAAGGAACGCCGGACACCGGCCACCCAGAGGGTCAGCTACTACCGTGCCGGCAGCGCCGGGTCGAGACTTTCCCCCGGGGACGTCGACGAACTGCTCATCTCCCAGGCTGCCCTGTTGCACGTCAGCGGCATCACTCCGGCGCTGTCCGGGCAGGCCGCCTCAACGATCAGCTATGCCATCGCTGCGGCCAAGGCCGCCGGTGTGCCGGTCTCTTTCGACCTCAATTTCCGGGCCAATCTCTGGTCACGGGAAGGCGCTGCAGGCGTCTACCGGGACATCATCCCGCTCGCGGACATTGTGTTCGCGGGCGACGATGAAGCCGCGATTGCCGTAGGGGCCGGCGAACCCGAGGACCTTGCGCGACGAATAGCCCACCTGGGCCCAAGCCAGGCTGTCATCAAGCTCGGCGCGGACGGCGCCCTCGCCCTGATCGACGGACAAGTGTTCCGCCTGGAAGCAGTCAGTGTTGAGGATGTGGACACCGTCGGTGCCGGGGACGCATTCGTCGCCGGCTACCTTGCCGAATACGTCAGCGGCCGGAGCCCCGAGGAAAGGCTGCGGACCGGCGCGGCCACCGGCGCGTTCGCCTGCCTCGTGCCAGGCGACTGGGAAGGGTTCCCCCGCCGCCATGAGCTCAGCCTGCTCGAGACCAAGGAACCGGTCAGCCGCTGA
- a CDS encoding recombinase family protein: MGKLIGYARVSTKSQATDRQAADLLAAGVRRDDLYTDHGVSGARSSRPAFDAALQALHEGDTLVITTLDRLGRSTANMLGLSEELRTRRINLRVLNLGGGNVDTATPIGGMVFTVMAALAQMELEIKRERITDSVSKRRAAGKDLGGRRAQFTDSQIENARRLIAAGEPATQVARDLGMSRATLYRRIAGIEAQHWINTQG, encoded by the coding sequence ATGGGCAAACTGATCGGATACGCCCGCGTATCCACCAAATCGCAGGCCACCGACCGGCAGGCAGCGGACCTTCTGGCCGCCGGGGTCCGGCGTGATGACCTGTATACCGACCACGGGGTAAGCGGCGCCCGGAGCAGCCGGCCGGCATTCGATGCGGCGCTTCAAGCCCTGCACGAGGGCGACACCCTGGTCATCACCACCTTGGACCGGCTCGGCCGCTCCACCGCCAACATGCTCGGACTCTCCGAAGAACTGCGGACACGGCGCATCAATCTGCGTGTGCTGAACCTGGGCGGCGGCAACGTCGACACCGCCACCCCCATCGGCGGCATGGTGTTCACCGTCATGGCAGCCCTGGCCCAGATGGAACTGGAGATCAAGCGGGAACGGATCACCGACAGCGTCAGCAAACGCCGGGCCGCCGGCAAAGATCTCGGCGGCCGACGCGCCCAATTCACCGACAGCCAGATCGAAAACGCCCGCCGCCTCATCGCAGCCGGCGAACCAGCCACCCAGGTCGCACGCGACCTGGGCATGTCCAGGGCCACCCTGTACCGGCGCATCGCAGGAATCGAAGCACAACACTGGATCAACACCCAGGGCTAG
- a CDS encoding alcohol dehydrogenase catalytic domain-containing protein — MTTQAVRRTDQPALPRTTEAAVLHGAKDLRIEEKPLKALGPNDVLVEMRSGGICGSDMHYFADGRNGTNVLRQPTVLGHEGAGVVIAAGETAAVAAGTAVVIEPALPCGTCPTCVSGRYNLCASGTCFGSPPTDGLFARHVVVPAAALHALPESVPAEIGAAIEPLAVAVWAVERAQVQPGHRVLITGAGPIGLLVAQVAAVRGAAEIIVTDVNDDRLAVAAQFGATRTINTAATALDLSGMDRLIECSGNSRALIDGIRTLAPAARAAVVGQARPTVDGIPLGFLQRYEIDLVTAFRYAHAFPTAIDLASSGNVDLRSIITSTYRLADAAAALTAPVTDPTNLKVLITY; from the coding sequence ATGACCACGCAAGCCGTACGCCGCACCGATCAACCGGCGCTGCCGCGCACCACCGAGGCCGCCGTCCTGCATGGCGCCAAAGACCTCCGCATCGAGGAGAAACCGTTGAAGGCGCTTGGCCCAAACGATGTCCTGGTGGAGATGCGCTCGGGCGGCATCTGCGGTTCGGACATGCACTACTTCGCGGACGGTCGCAACGGCACCAACGTACTCCGCCAGCCCACAGTCCTCGGACACGAGGGGGCAGGAGTGGTCATCGCCGCCGGTGAGACCGCCGCCGTCGCCGCCGGCACCGCCGTCGTGATTGAACCTGCGCTCCCGTGCGGCACCTGCCCGACGTGCGTTTCCGGCCGGTACAACTTGTGCGCCAGCGGCACGTGCTTCGGCTCACCGCCCACAGACGGCCTTTTTGCCCGCCACGTGGTGGTGCCGGCAGCTGCACTCCATGCGCTACCGGAATCCGTGCCGGCGGAGATCGGGGCAGCGATCGAACCGCTCGCCGTCGCCGTCTGGGCAGTTGAACGGGCCCAGGTGCAGCCCGGACACCGGGTCCTCATCACCGGCGCAGGGCCCATCGGCCTGCTCGTGGCACAGGTTGCCGCAGTACGGGGCGCAGCCGAGATCATCGTGACCGACGTCAACGACGACCGCCTGGCCGTTGCCGCGCAGTTCGGAGCCACCCGCACCATCAATACGGCCGCAACGGCGCTCGACCTGAGCGGAATGGACCGGCTGATCGAATGTTCCGGAAACAGCAGGGCGCTCATTGACGGCATCCGGACCCTGGCGCCGGCGGCACGGGCCGCCGTAGTTGGCCAGGCACGACCCACGGTGGACGGCATCCCGCTCGGCTTCCTCCAGCGCTACGAAATCGACCTGGTCACCGCCTTTCGGTATGCGCACGCCTTCCCGACGGCGATTGACCTCGCCTCATCCGGGAACGTGGACCTGCGGTCCATCATCACCAGCACCTACCGCCTCGCCGATGCCGCGGCCGCCCTCACCGCCCCGGTCACGGACCCCACGAACCTCAAGGTCCTCATCACCTACTGA
- a CDS encoding MFS transporter has product MTTENPQATAVDQKKVRKAALAGLIGTTLELYDFVIYGTASALVFSHLFFPNISPAAALLASFSTFAVGFLFRPLGGIFFSHFGDRLGRKWVLVVTLLLMGGATLVIGLLPTFEQVGVLAPVLLCVCRAAQGFGAGAEQSGGATLLTESAAPGTRGKLASLIMVGAAAGTALGALVWIAAQSLAPNDMMTWGWRLVFLSSIFVTIAALVIRRKLDESPVFEEIKQARTEPPAPLREVAKFGKANVLRVILMNFGVSTQSYTIQVFMASYLITVVGTDPKFIPQVLLIGALCGGVAAVGFGMLSDKIGRRRVVSIITGALVLFPAPAFMLLTTGSPVAIMLVIIVGFMLACQGVVGVHMSYFPEIFGSRYRYAGVTLGREFSSIIGGGIAPMVCAALLAVFSNSWIPVAIYMSLVMAVSFIATRLSPETLNRDLTDPEDARPHGNGTAPAVAAELAGAGLTDARIAK; this is encoded by the coding sequence ATGACCACGGAAAATCCCCAAGCCACAGCGGTAGACCAGAAGAAGGTGCGGAAGGCGGCCCTGGCAGGCCTGATCGGCACCACGCTTGAACTCTACGATTTCGTCATCTACGGCACGGCCTCGGCACTTGTTTTCAGCCACCTGTTCTTCCCGAACATTTCGCCCGCGGCCGCCCTGCTGGCCAGCTTCAGCACCTTCGCCGTCGGATTCCTCTTCCGGCCGCTCGGCGGGATCTTCTTCTCCCACTTCGGCGACCGGCTCGGCCGCAAATGGGTCCTCGTGGTCACCCTGCTGCTGATGGGCGGCGCCACCCTGGTCATCGGCCTGCTGCCGACGTTCGAACAGGTGGGCGTCCTGGCTCCGGTCCTGCTCTGCGTCTGCCGCGCGGCACAGGGCTTCGGCGCTGGTGCCGAGCAGTCGGGCGGCGCCACCCTGCTGACCGAATCGGCTGCCCCGGGCACCCGAGGTAAGCTCGCGTCCCTGATCATGGTGGGCGCCGCGGCCGGAACCGCCCTGGGGGCCCTGGTCTGGATCGCCGCCCAGTCACTGGCCCCCAACGACATGATGACCTGGGGCTGGAGGCTTGTCTTCCTCTCGAGCATCTTCGTGACCATCGCCGCGCTGGTCATCCGCCGCAAACTGGATGAATCCCCCGTGTTCGAAGAGATCAAGCAGGCCCGCACCGAACCCCCGGCACCGCTCCGCGAAGTGGCGAAGTTCGGCAAAGCCAACGTCCTGCGCGTCATCCTGATGAACTTCGGCGTCAGCACGCAGTCCTACACCATCCAGGTGTTCATGGCGTCATACCTGATCACGGTGGTGGGCACGGATCCCAAGTTCATCCCGCAGGTGCTGCTTATCGGGGCACTCTGCGGCGGCGTTGCCGCCGTCGGCTTCGGCATGCTTTCGGACAAGATCGGACGACGCCGGGTGGTCTCCATCATCACCGGCGCACTGGTCCTCTTCCCAGCCCCGGCCTTCATGCTGCTCACCACCGGTTCGCCTGTCGCCATCATGCTCGTGATCATTGTCGGGTTCATGCTCGCCTGCCAGGGAGTGGTGGGCGTCCACATGAGCTACTTCCCGGAAATCTTCGGCAGCCGCTACCGCTACGCAGGTGTCACGCTCGGCCGTGAGTTCTCCTCCATCATCGGCGGCGGCATCGCACCTATGGTTTGCGCGGCCCTCCTGGCAGTCTTCAGCAACTCCTGGATCCCGGTGGCCATCTACATGTCCCTCGTCATGGCAGTCAGCTTTATCGCCACCCGCCTCTCGCCGGAAACCCTCAACCGCGACCTCACAGATCCGGAGGATGCGCGCCCGCACGGCAACGGAACGGCGCCCGCCGTCGCCGCTGAGTTAGCCGGCGCCGGTCTGACCGACGCCCGCATCGCCAAGTAA
- the manD gene encoding D-mannonate dehydratase ManD: MTRKIVDVDVLVTSPSRNFVTLKITTDDGIVGWGDATLNGRELSVASYLRDHLAPALLGRDADRIEDTWQYFYRGAYWRRGPVTMAAIGAIDLALWDIKGKALDVPVYQLLGGAARDRILTYTHATGWDLPELLESVDRRREQGFRAVRAQSGVPGLDKVYGVTKGAASYEPAGRGAGPVEEDWDTSAYLRHAPKILSAVREHVGPELKLLHDVHHRLNPTEAARLARSLEDVDLFWLEDVTPAENQRLLRTLRQQTTIPLAIGEVFNTVWDCEQLITERLIDFIRTAVVHAGGISHVRKILALAEVYQIKGAPHGPSDVSPINLSASLHLGLATSNFAIQEYMGYDPLVSEVFRSSFRFEDGYLHPGDEPGLGVHVDEAAAAKFPYKQAYLPIARELDGSMKDW; encoded by the coding sequence ATGACCCGAAAAATCGTCGACGTCGACGTCCTGGTAACCAGCCCCAGCCGAAACTTTGTGACCCTCAAGATCACTACCGATGACGGCATCGTCGGCTGGGGTGACGCCACCCTGAACGGCCGCGAACTGTCCGTGGCCAGCTACCTTCGCGACCACCTCGCCCCCGCCCTGCTGGGGCGGGACGCCGACCGCATCGAAGACACCTGGCAGTACTTCTACCGCGGCGCCTACTGGCGCCGCGGGCCGGTGACCATGGCCGCCATCGGGGCCATCGACCTCGCCCTCTGGGATATCAAGGGCAAGGCCCTGGATGTCCCTGTCTACCAGCTCCTCGGCGGCGCGGCCCGCGACAGGATCCTCACGTACACCCATGCCACCGGCTGGGACCTGCCCGAGCTCCTGGAGTCCGTGGACCGGCGCCGTGAACAGGGATTCCGGGCCGTCCGCGCGCAGTCCGGCGTCCCCGGCCTGGACAAGGTCTACGGCGTCACCAAGGGCGCCGCCAGCTACGAACCGGCCGGCCGCGGCGCCGGTCCGGTCGAAGAGGACTGGGACACTTCCGCCTACCTGCGCCACGCCCCGAAAATCCTCTCGGCCGTCCGCGAGCACGTCGGTCCGGAACTGAAGCTGCTCCACGACGTCCACCACCGGCTCAACCCCACCGAAGCCGCCCGTCTGGCCCGCTCCCTCGAAGACGTGGACCTGTTCTGGCTCGAAGATGTGACACCGGCGGAGAACCAGCGGCTGCTCCGCACCCTCCGCCAGCAGACCACCATCCCGCTGGCGATCGGCGAAGTCTTCAACACCGTCTGGGACTGCGAACAGCTCATCACGGAACGGCTCATCGACTTCATCCGCACCGCCGTCGTTCACGCCGGAGGCATCTCCCACGTCCGCAAGATCCTGGCGCTGGCCGAGGTCTACCAGATCAAGGGTGCCCCGCACGGGCCCTCGGATGTCTCCCCCATCAATCTGTCCGCGTCGCTGCACCTGGGCCTTGCCACCAGCAACTTCGCCATCCAGGAATACATGGGCTACGACCCCCTCGTCTCAGAGGTGTTCCGTTCCAGCTTCCGCTTCGAGGACGGGTACCTCCACCCCGGCGACGAACCCGGCCTGGGTGTCCACGTAGACGAAGCTGCGGCGGCCAAGTTCCCGTACAAGCAGGCCTACCTGCCCATCGCCCGCGAGCTCGACGGCTCCATGAAGGACTGGTGA
- a CDS encoding LamG-like jellyroll fold domain-containing protein: MTGAGTAPTLPASFGCNTPRFGEFVVVCPADGRSASVSLGAIDTVKTQLTVWSFDYAGNVNTQVKSTAASYSFTADHTANSPATVLSTTTSGAAWVDVETGNHVPVATPTCQSDIDPFATETSRALQLTGTTQSASTASSAVNTAESFSVSGWICPTAPPGPNDTTIQSLIAQMAGTGTTAGALRLGTAGYVEFDTWTSAGPPALEFVKRSPALAANTWNFVSAVYDKNNQQLRINVTSSGLTDTWTTATTTPNHLGSSGTQPVQLGGGFTGRILGPVMAQGVLTPQQFHNAQNNFGSSTEGVLK, encoded by the coding sequence GTGACCGGTGCCGGGACGGCGCCGACCCTGCCGGCTAGTTTCGGCTGCAACACACCACGGTTCGGTGAGTTCGTGGTGGTCTGCCCCGCGGACGGACGGTCTGCGAGCGTCTCCCTCGGGGCGATCGATACCGTGAAGACGCAGTTGACCGTATGGTCTTTTGACTATGCGGGCAACGTCAACACCCAGGTCAAAAGCACCGCAGCCTCCTACTCGTTCACCGCGGACCACACGGCGAACAGCCCGGCCACCGTCCTGTCCACCACTACGTCCGGCGCGGCCTGGGTCGATGTTGAGACCGGCAACCATGTACCGGTGGCAACCCCGACGTGCCAGAGCGATATAGACCCGTTCGCGACCGAAACCAGCAGGGCACTGCAGCTCACCGGCACCACCCAGTCCGCGAGCACCGCATCCTCGGCCGTCAACACCGCCGAGAGCTTCAGCGTGTCCGGCTGGATCTGCCCTACGGCCCCGCCCGGACCAAACGACACAACGATCCAGTCTTTGATAGCGCAAATGGCCGGCACCGGGACCACCGCCGGGGCGTTGCGCCTGGGCACTGCCGGATACGTCGAATTCGACACCTGGACCTCCGCGGGACCGCCGGCCCTGGAGTTTGTCAAACGAAGTCCTGCGCTGGCGGCAAATACCTGGAATTTCGTTTCCGCGGTCTACGACAAGAACAACCAGCAGCTGCGGATTAACGTGACCAGCAGCGGGCTGACCGACACGTGGACGACTGCCACCACCACCCCGAATCATCTTGGGTCCTCGGGCACCCAGCCGGTGCAGCTCGGCGGCGGATTCACGGGCCGCATTCTGGGACCCGTCATGGCCCAAGGCGTCCTCACACCCCAGCAATTCCACAACGCGCAGAACAATTTCGGCAGCAGCACTGAAGGGGTCCTGAAATGA
- a CDS encoding bifunctional 4-hydroxy-2-oxoglutarate aldolase/2-dehydro-3-deoxy-phosphogluconate aldolase, which yields MDLGAAYVVTPVTDTDIVAACVRRGVPVYPGGLTPTELHAGWKLGATAVKVFPASVVGAGYVAQLRGPFPDVQVIPSGGVNIEDVPAWIRAGALAVSLGGPLLGDAFRGGDLQDLTARARRVRELVDETTDQMGAKR from the coding sequence ATGGACCTCGGCGCCGCCTACGTCGTCACACCCGTCACCGATACCGACATCGTCGCAGCCTGCGTCCGGCGCGGCGTGCCCGTCTACCCCGGCGGCCTCACCCCCACGGAACTGCATGCCGGCTGGAAACTCGGCGCAACGGCCGTGAAGGTTTTCCCCGCATCCGTGGTGGGCGCAGGCTACGTCGCCCAGCTGCGGGGCCCCTTCCCGGACGTTCAGGTCATCCCCTCCGGCGGGGTAAACATCGAGGACGTCCCGGCCTGGATCAGGGCCGGCGCCCTGGCCGTCAGCCTCGGCGGCCCGCTCCTCGGCGACGCCTTCAGGGGCGGCGACCTGCAGGACCTCACGGCAAGGGCACGGCGCGTCCGCGAACTTGTGGACGAGACCACGGACCAGATGGGCGCGAAGCGGTGA
- a CDS encoding LacI family DNA-binding transcriptional regulator — MSAKLTDVAKLAGVSLATASRAFGDPGRLAADTRQKVMAAAAELGYDVAGLSGSRTFGVIVPDISNAVFAALIKAIQNQAWHGRHRMVLADTAESSSREREHLESLAVGVDGIILCSPRLPSNQIHQLVGNTPLVVINGEADHAARVLMEAGEGLRQAVEHLHALGHRKLAYIPGPASSWANGQRLAAVTRFCAEWGIELVTVGNQNATVDGGLAAAASVVASGATAVIAYNDLVAIGMLAGARTLGYHCPEDISVVGIDDLDIAAAAEPGLTSIRVPIERSGSLGLELLLEQVAGKPTATEAVHLSSQLIVRGSTFAARTADHAIQGK; from the coding sequence ATGTCGGCAAAACTCACGGACGTCGCAAAGCTGGCAGGGGTTTCCCTGGCGACGGCGTCACGGGCGTTCGGGGATCCCGGACGGCTGGCCGCGGACACCCGCCAAAAAGTCATGGCCGCGGCCGCAGAGCTGGGCTATGACGTCGCGGGACTCAGCGGCAGCAGGACCTTCGGCGTCATTGTGCCGGACATCTCCAACGCCGTCTTCGCGGCCCTCATCAAGGCCATCCAGAACCAGGCCTGGCACGGCCGCCACCGCATGGTCTTGGCGGACACAGCCGAATCCTCCTCACGGGAACGCGAGCACCTGGAGTCCTTGGCCGTCGGCGTGGACGGCATCATCCTCTGCTCTCCCCGGCTCCCCTCAAACCAGATCCACCAGCTTGTGGGCAACACGCCGCTGGTGGTCATCAACGGCGAAGCCGATCACGCAGCCCGCGTGCTGATGGAAGCCGGCGAAGGCCTCCGCCAGGCAGTGGAACACCTCCACGCGCTGGGCCACCGCAAGCTCGCGTACATTCCGGGACCGGCCTCGTCCTGGGCCAACGGCCAGCGACTCGCAGCCGTAACCCGCTTCTGTGCCGAGTGGGGCATTGAACTCGTCACTGTGGGAAACCAGAATGCCACGGTCGATGGCGGGCTCGCCGCCGCTGCGTCGGTGGTCGCCAGCGGCGCCACTGCAGTCATTGCCTACAACGACCTTGTGGCCATCGGGATGCTCGCAGGGGCACGCACGCTGGGTTATCACTGCCCCGAGGACATCAGCGTGGTGGGCATCGATGACCTGGATATCGCAGCCGCCGCTGAACCCGGTCTCACGTCGATCCGGGTTCCCATCGAGCGCAGCGGTTCCCTGGGACTCGAGCTTCTCCTCGAGCAGGTAGCCGGCAAGCCGACTGCCACCGAGGCCGTCCATCTCAGTTCACAGCTCATCGTGCGCGGCTCCACCTTCGCTGCCCGCACCGCAGACCACGCAATCCAGGGAAAGTAA
- a CDS encoding 2-hydroxyacid dehydrogenase, whose protein sequence is MRIVIADPNLMSQRSTFEAALPDGATASWHDSWNEHSVLTDLKDADVYVGPRFTEAMGAVAPNVRLVHVAGAGYDGIEAAALPAGAVCANTFHHESSIAEHIATVLVALRRNLIGQDAALRTGIWSSSVYSPEIRQPETLRGAVVTFLGFGHIGSTAWNLLQAFGAEGIAITRRGTVDPQANSLRWAGSTERLADALSESDILVISIPLTEETTGLVGAAELDELGSDGLLVNVARGPVVGEDALYEALKDRRIAGAAVDTWYQYPGPDGRGEPSALPFGRLDNIIMTPHSSGVTAETFRGRAREIAENITRLSKNEPIKNVVISR, encoded by the coding sequence ATGAGAATCGTCATCGCCGACCCCAACCTGATGTCCCAGCGATCCACCTTCGAGGCCGCGTTGCCGGACGGCGCAACCGCGTCCTGGCACGACAGCTGGAACGAACACTCCGTCCTGACGGATCTCAAGGACGCCGACGTGTACGTAGGACCGAGGTTCACGGAAGCCATGGGCGCGGTGGCGCCGAACGTCCGGCTGGTTCACGTGGCGGGAGCGGGTTACGACGGCATCGAGGCCGCTGCACTGCCGGCCGGAGCTGTCTGCGCCAACACGTTCCACCACGAAAGCTCCATTGCCGAACACATCGCCACCGTGCTTGTTGCCCTTCGCCGGAACCTGATCGGACAGGACGCAGCCCTGCGCACAGGCATTTGGTCCTCCTCCGTCTACTCCCCGGAGATCCGCCAGCCGGAAACGCTGCGCGGGGCCGTGGTGACGTTCCTGGGCTTCGGCCACATCGGCAGCACTGCCTGGAACCTGCTGCAGGCCTTCGGCGCCGAGGGCATCGCCATCACCCGCCGCGGCACGGTGGATCCGCAGGCGAATTCGCTCCGCTGGGCCGGCTCAACCGAACGGCTCGCCGACGCACTCAGTGAATCGGACATCCTGGTCATCAGCATCCCATTGACCGAAGAAACCACCGGCCTGGTGGGCGCTGCCGAACTCGACGAGCTTGGCTCGGACGGACTGCTGGTCAATGTTGCCCGCGGACCGGTTGTCGGGGAAGACGCGCTCTACGAGGCCCTGAAGGACCGCCGGATTGCCGGCGCCGCCGTCGACACCTGGTATCAGTACCCCGGCCCCGACGGTCGCGGTGAACCGTCTGCCCTGCCGTTTGGCCGGCTGGACAACATCATCATGACCCCGCACTCCTCCGGCGTCACGGCGGAAACCTTCCGCGGCCGCGCCCGGGAGATCGCCGAAAACATCACCCGTCTGTCCAAGAACGAGCCAATCAAGAATGTTGTGATCTCCCGATGA
- a CDS encoding cupredoxin domain-containing protein, protein MKAIRARAALLLIASFILGGCASNGGSPAVSAPPGTTTGATTRAASATITIKDFEYGAPITVAPGAVVAVTNMDAAGHTVTVDQGQAFDVDVRGSGGTGTFTAPVEPGSYAYHCKYHPNMHGTLTVK, encoded by the coding sequence ATGAAAGCGATTCGGGCCCGGGCGGCACTACTGCTGATTGCGTCGTTCATATTGGGCGGGTGCGCATCCAACGGCGGAAGTCCCGCGGTGTCCGCGCCCCCGGGGACGACGACGGGAGCGACCACGAGGGCGGCATCGGCAACTATCACCATCAAAGACTTCGAATATGGCGCGCCCATAACGGTCGCGCCGGGCGCTGTCGTTGCTGTCACCAACATGGACGCGGCCGGCCATACTGTCACTGTGGATCAGGGGCAGGCATTTGACGTCGATGTCCGCGGAAGCGGCGGGACAGGGACGTTCACGGCCCCGGTGGAACCGGGTTCCTACGCTTACCACTGCAAGTATCACCCCAACATGCACGGGACGCTGACAGTCAAATGA
- a CDS encoding DUF3096 domain-containing protein, with protein MAVTVALIASLPACAPNATDSAAKLPFTVIRDVPLPGCSTRLDYQVTDPAADRLYIAPLGDGTVHVLDLIRKSSVTQAAVAGVMVMSRPRLLSLLMALFLALIGSRRVKWSAPGSA; from the coding sequence GTGGCGGTCACGGTCGCTCTCATCGCTAGCCTGCCCGCGTGCGCGCCGAATGCCACGGACTCGGCCGCCAAGCTACCATTCACCGTCATACGTGATGTTCCGTTGCCGGGGTGCAGTACGCGCCTCGATTATCAGGTGACCGACCCGGCGGCCGACCGACTCTACATCGCGCCCCTGGGCGATGGCACCGTCCACGTCCTCGACCTAATACGAAAGTCGTCGGTGACTCAGGCTGCGGTGGCCGGGGTGATGGTGATGTCGAGGCCGAGGCTGTTGAGTCTTTTGATGGCGTTGTTTTTGGCTTTGATCGGGTCCAGGCGGGTGAAGTGGTCGGCGCCGGGATCGGCGTAG
- a CDS encoding CDP-alcohol phosphatidyltransferase family protein: protein MESRTAQRASSDALAAVAAYGVAGIWLSTVYSPGFGQSVGLAGGATVIGCAAASILRRTPRFTTPADRITLLRAVLVALCAALAVPVLFTGQPPDPLLVFLGAAAFLLDAVDGPVARRTGTASAAGARLDTATDAALVLVLSCATAASIGPWTLCIGSLYYVFGAAAQFWPHLRSQLPTNAVRKTIGAFQPFALLLALTPGIPPALAAAAPALALPLLIFSFARDVIELARGTTVGADAPPPEGGDGRQSMLSGRPMSGFSRRRS from the coding sequence ATGGAAAGCAGGACCGCACAGCGCGCTTCGTCGGACGCGCTGGCCGCAGTGGCAGCGTACGGCGTCGCGGGCATCTGGCTCTCCACTGTCTATTCCCCCGGCTTCGGGCAGTCGGTCGGGCTGGCCGGCGGTGCCACGGTCATCGGATGCGCCGCCGCTTCCATCCTGCGGCGCACTCCCCGCTTCACCACGCCCGCCGACCGGATCACCTTGCTGCGGGCAGTCCTGGTGGCCCTTTGCGCCGCGCTGGCCGTGCCAGTGCTGTTCACCGGGCAGCCTCCGGACCCGCTTCTCGTCTTCCTGGGTGCCGCTGCTTTCCTGCTCGACGCAGTAGACGGTCCCGTCGCCCGGCGCACCGGCACGGCCTCTGCGGCGGGAGCACGCCTGGATACCGCTACCGACGCCGCCCTGGTGCTCGTTCTGTCCTGCGCAACGGCGGCCTCCATCGGGCCTTGGACCCTCTGTATCGGTTCCCTCTATTACGTTTTTGGGGCCGCCGCCCAGTTTTGGCCCCACCTTCGGAGCCAACTCCCGACGAACGCAGTGCGTAAGACAATCGGGGCCTTCCAGCCGTTCGCGCTGCTCCTCGCATTGACCCCCGGCATTCCACCGGCCCTTGCGGCCGCGGCACCCGCGCTGGCTCTTCCGCTGCTCATATTCTCCTTCGCCCGCGACGTCATCGAACTGGCTCGAGGAACCACCGTGGGTGCTGACGCGCCCCCTCCTGAGGGTGGCGATGGGCGACAATCTATGTTGTCCGGGCGGCCAATGTCTGGTTTTTCGAGGAGACGTTCATGA